Proteins encoded in a region of the Panicum hallii strain FIL2 chromosome 3, PHallii_v3.1, whole genome shotgun sequence genome:
- the LOC112885732 gene encoding uncharacterized protein LOC112885732, producing MSISPGSPWRGGAAFLSQPVTEDDERAAECVVETIYYFNVRCPVGTPLPDIEYRSSDGEIDILRHVFRWDRAPYDFVFQHGFEARRQENTPDSVFYNLERYVNSGGRPLDIRRDTTHGFVSTTISSSWFPPVNSGTVDRVYRYEIYAPGGILVSETLGDLYRYPAQDEVAFPAGIAPQYIRSAQLFELANDRRYTRRTRVNNVLYINSHFNPQSHPPRELKIQYPVSRYNENGETRKLEIQMVPEQRLQKRSMDTNDDELVDYYTEEVTDVDYYIDSAFRSTRRNEAYIFIKGQYVLINYAPGTTGDRVVNGPHFIGSSFHSLVGTVFAEYGIDAAFGCHDRDDNEAMIFSGNLSARINYAPGTTDDWIIEGPKTIRQKFPFFKGTHFEGGIDAAFESTVTGEAYLFKGSEYALIDYSKPSLIAMRPITEGFQCLRNTIFEREIGAAFASHVDNEAYLFKGNSYVLLHFTPGETKDYIISGPKEIVPANWPSLNGILPQKNIGLDIFYEFPQPEKQHRDHDEL from the exons ATGTCGATATCACCGGGATCACCATGGCGAGGTGGTGCTGCATTCTTATCGCAACCCGTGACCGAAGACGATGAAAGAGCAGCTGAGTGCGTGGTGGAAACAATTTACTATTTCAATGTCAG GTGCCCAGTTGGAACACCTTTGCCTGACATTGAGTACAGAAGTAGTGATGGAGAAATAGATATCTTGCGCCACGTATTTAGATGGGATAGAGCCCCATATGACTTTGTCTTTCAACATGGATTTGAAGCCAGGCGTCAAGAAAACACTCCAGATAGCGTGTTTTACAATCTGGAGCGATATGTGAATTCGGGTGGGAGGCCTCTTGACATTCGGAGGGACACAACTCATGGCTTTGTTAGCACAACCATAAGCAGTTCCTGGTTTCCTCCTGTGAATAGTGGCACTGTAGACCGTGTATATCGTTATGAGATATATGCTCCTGGAGGAATCTTGGTCTCTGAAACATTAGGTGACCTTTATCGCTACCCTGCTCAAGACGAGGTTGCTTTCCCTGCCGGCATTGCTCCTCAATATATTCGATCTGCACAACTCTTTGAGCTCGCGAATGACAG GAGGTATACAAGACGTACCCGAGTGAATAATGTTCTATACATAAACTCGCACTTCAATCCTCAGTCACATCCACCAAGGGAACTCAAAATCCAGTACCCGGTATCTCGTTACAATGAAAATGGAGAGACTAGAAAACTAGAAATTCAAATGGTGCCAGAGCAGCGACTGCAGAAGCGTTCGATGGACACAAATGACGATGAGTTAGTTGACTATTACACAGAGGAAGTGACGGATGTTGACTACTACATCGATTCAGCATTCCGCTCTACGCGGAGAAATGAAGCTTATATCTTCATCAAAGGGCAGTATGTTCTCATCAATTATGCTCCTGGAACAACAGGTGACAGGGTCGTAAACGGCCCACATTTCATAGGGAGTAGCTTCCACTCTCTTGTGGGTACTGTTTTTGCAGAATATGGAATAGATGCTGCTTTTGGGTGCCATGATCGTGATGATAACGAAGCAATGATCTTTTCTGGGAATCTTTCTGCTAGGATAAACTATGCACCAGGGACAACTGATGATTGGATAATTGAAGGCCCTAAAACCATTAGACAGAAATTTCCCTTCTTCAAGGGGACCCATTTTGAGGGAGGAATAGATGCTGCATTTGAATCCACTGTGACAGGAGAAGCTTACCTATTTAAAGGTTCAGAGTATGCTCTCATTGACTACTCTAAGCCAAGCCTCATCGCTATGCGTCCCATAACTGAGGGGTTTCAGTGCTTACGCAACACCATATTTGAAAGAGAAATTGGAGCCGCCTTTGCCTCGCATGTAGATAACGAGGCTTATCTGTTTAAAGGTAACAGCTATGTGCTCCTACACTTTACGCCCGGGGAAACGAAGGACTATATTATAAGTGGACCCAAAGAGATTGTTCCTGCAAATTGGCCCTCGTTGAACGGAATCCTGCCTCAGAAAAACATAGGGCTTGATATTTTCTATGAGTTTCCTCAACCTGAAAAGCAGCACCGCGACCATGATGAGTTATAA